Proteins co-encoded in one Primulina huaijiensis isolate GDHJ02 unplaced genomic scaffold, ASM1229523v2 scaffold23895, whole genome shotgun sequence genomic window:
- the LOC140967186 gene encoding secreted RxLR effector protein 161-like, producing RTIDLGLWYTHETNSNLVGFSDADWAGDLDDRKSTSGGCFYLGNNLISWHSRKQNFVSLSTAESEYVAVGSCCTQLLWMNQMVKDYGLKSETLVVYCDNSSAIDISKNPYNTLELNTLTFDITLLEI from the coding sequence CAAGAACAATTGATTTAGGATTGTGGTATACACACGAAACCAACTCAAATTTAGTAGGGTTTtcagatgctgattgggctgggGATTTAGATGATAGAAAAAGTACTTCTGGGGGATGCTTTTATCTTGGAAATAATTTGATCTCGTGGCATAGTAGGAAACAAAATTttgtttcactttcaactgctgaatctgaatatgtggcagTTGGAAGTTGTTGTACACAACTTTTATGGATGAACCAAATGGTAAAAGACTATGGGCTTAAAAGTGAAACCTTAGTTGTGTACTGTGATAATTCgagtgcaattgatatttcaaaaaatccatACAACACTCTCGAACTAAACACATTGACATTCGACATCACTTTATTAGAGATCTAG